Within Sphingopyxis macrogoltabida, the genomic segment CCGACACACTGATGACTGCAACGCCGCTGTTCCACACCAACGCACAGATCTGGGTGCTGGCATCCGCTCTGTCCTGCGGAGGCAGGGCAATCATAGAACCGGTTTTTCATGCTTCTACGTTTATTGATCGAGCCGGAGAGTTGGGAGCCACGGTGATCCGGATCATGGGATCGATGGTCAATATGATCCTGGCTCAATCGCCAAAGGAATCCGACAAAAGCCATGGCATCCGCCTCGCGACATGCGTCCCCACTACCCCCGAGACATGGAAGCTTTTTTTTGAGCGGTTCGCTATCCCGATCAATTCGGAAGTCTACGGCCAGACCGAGTGCAATCCTGCAACCATTACCCCAGCCGGAATCGACCTTACCCCGGGCGGGGCCGGCAAGGTCGCGCCTCACGTCGAACTCAAGATATTGGACGAGGGCGATAACGAAGTCGTGACCGGCGAGGTTGGAGAGATTGTCGTCCGGCCATTGCTGCCCAATGTCATGTTTTCTGGATATTGGAATAACCCGGACGCGACGGCTAAAGCCTGGCGCAACCTGTGGCACCACACTGGCGATTATGGTCGTCTCGATGAAGAGGGCACTTTGTTCTTTGCCGACCGCAAATCAGATTCCCTGCGTCGTCGGGGCGAGAACATCTCATCGACCGAACTGGAAGAGGCGCTGCTTCAGCATGCCTCCATTGCCGCGGCGGCGGTTCATGGCGTGCCATCGCCGGTCGGCGAGGACGACATCAAAGCTTGCGTCGTCTTGACAGGCGGCTCCAAGATTACCCCGGAAGAGCTTTTTGAATTCTTCAAAGGCGCACTGCCATATTATGCCGTACCGCGATATGTCGAAGTGATGGATGAGTTCCCCAAATCCGTGGTCAACCGTGTTCAGAAGTTCAAGCTGAGAGAGCGGGGTATCACCGACTCGACATGGGATTTCGAGGCAATGGGTCTGGTTATAGGGCGTGACGAACGGCGCCGTTGATTCACACTTTTTGCGCGATCAGGTGACTGTTATGACACAATGGGACGCAAACGAGGTGCCGACTGAGCGGGCACGTGTTTATGGCAGTCTCCTCGCTGCGGTGCGTGATTTTCTCGATCAACT encodes:
- a CDS encoding AMP-binding protein — translated: MTEFPATRIQVLGDMLRDAAAKYADQDYILCDGEWLSYGQVDDQSDRLAASLQSLGVRKGDRVAIMLPNCDEYVFAIFAIAKIGAIQVPINTYLKGEFLRHQMAESGAAVVLVDVLGARQIASVADMLPDLRVAIGLDDCDAIKGALIGTELDIHSYETCVASASAPMAVELAGHDLCVILYTSGTTGPSKGCMISHGYYTWIPEILRRAGWHEGADTLMTATPLFHTNAQIWVLASALSCGGRAIIEPVFHASTFIDRAGELGATVIRIMGSMVNMILAQSPKESDKSHGIRLATCVPTTPETWKLFFERFAIPINSEVYGQTECNPATITPAGIDLTPGGAGKVAPHVELKILDEGDNEVVTGEVGEIVVRPLLPNVMFSGYWNNPDATAKAWRNLWHHTGDYGRLDEEGTLFFADRKSDSLRRRGENISSTELEEALLQHASIAAAAVHGVPSPVGEDDIKACVVLTGGSKITPEELFEFFKGALPYYAVPRYVEVMDEFPKSVVNRVQKFKLRERGITDSTWDFEAMGLVIGRDERRR